In the genome of Populus alba chromosome 11, ASM523922v2, whole genome shotgun sequence, one region contains:
- the LOC118031651 gene encoding alpha-farnesene synthase-like, translating into MEYKQQVQVGQNSLQCQNNSEDIDMRQERRSANYKPNIWKYDFLQSLSSKYDEEQYRRVAEKLREEVKSIFVEAVDLLAKLKLVDSVIKLGLGSYFEEEIKQSLDIIAASFKNQNPNVEENLYVTALRFKLLRLHGYEVSQGVFNGFFDGTFDRSKCTDVRGLIELFEASHLAYEGEATLEDAKAFSARILSGINCSAIESDLAKHVVHVLELPSHWRVLWFDVKWHINTYENDKQTNRHLLALAKVNFNTVQATLQKDLRDVSR; encoded by the exons ATGGAATACAAGCAACAAGTGCAAGTTGGGCAAAATTCTTTGCAATGCCAGAACAACTCTGAAGACATTGATATGAGACAGGAAAGGCGGTCTGCCAATTATAAACCAAATATTTGGAAATATGATTTCCTACAATCTCTTTCTAGCAAATATGAC GAAGAGCAGTACCGAAGGGTGGCGGAGAAGCTGAGGGAGGAAGTTAAGAGCATTTTTGTGGAAGCAGTGGACTTATTGGCTAAGTTGAAGCTTGTTGATAGCGTCATAAAGCTCGGCCTAGGGAGTTACTTTGAGGAAGAAATCAAACAATCTCTAGACATCATAGCAGCTTCGTTCAAGAATCAAAATCCCAACGTGGAAGAGAATCTTTATGTCACTGCCTTACGCTTCAAGCTCCTCAGGCTGCACGGATATGAAGTTTCACAAG GTGTCTTCAATGGCTTTTTCGACGGCACTTTTGACAGAAGCAAATGCACAGATGTTAGGGGCTTGATCGAGCTCTTCGAGGCCTCACATTTAGCCTACGAGGGTGAAGCTACGCTGGAAGACGCTAAAGCCTTTTCAGCTAGAATTTTAAGTGGTATAAATTGTAGTGCCATTGAAAGCGACCTTGCAAAACATGTGGTGCATGTCTTAGAACTTCCTTCCCACTGGAGAGTGTTGTGGTTTGATGTCAAATGGCACATCAACACGTACGAGAATGACAAGCAAACAAATAGGCATTTACTTGCCTTGGCTAAAGTGAACTTCAACACGGTCCAAGCCACGCTCCAAAAAGATCTGAGGGATGTTTCCAGGTAG